The Streptomyces sp. NBC_01353 genome contains a region encoding:
- a CDS encoding YigZ family protein, whose amino-acid sequence MQEQYRTLAREGVHETEINRSRFICALAPVATEQEAQEFVARIRKEHPTATHNCFAYVIGADAAVQKASDDGEPGGTAGVPMLQMLVRREVRYVAAVVTRYYGGVKLGAGGLIRAYGGVVGEALDALGTITRQRFRLATVTVDHQRAGKLENDLRATGRAVREVTYAEGVTIEIGLPDADVAEFRAWLADATAGTATLELGGEAYGDA is encoded by the coding sequence ATGCAGGAGCAGTACCGCACGCTCGCCCGCGAGGGTGTGCACGAGACCGAGATCAACCGATCGCGCTTCATCTGCGCGCTGGCACCCGTCGCGACCGAGCAGGAGGCGCAGGAGTTCGTCGCCCGCATCCGCAAGGAGCACCCGACCGCCACGCACAACTGCTTCGCGTACGTCATCGGCGCCGACGCGGCCGTCCAGAAGGCGAGCGACGACGGCGAGCCCGGCGGCACGGCGGGTGTGCCGATGCTCCAGATGCTCGTGCGGCGGGAGGTGCGGTACGTCGCCGCGGTCGTGACCCGTTACTACGGCGGCGTGAAGCTCGGCGCGGGCGGTCTGATCAGGGCGTACGGCGGCGTGGTCGGCGAGGCCCTGGACGCACTCGGAACGATCACCCGGCAGCGCTTCCGTCTCGCCACCGTCACCGTCGATCACCAGCGCGCGGGCAAGCTGGAGAACGACCTGCGGGCGACCGGGCGTGCGGTCCGTGAGGTGACGTACGCCGAGGGGGTCACCATCGAGATCGGTCTGCCGGACGCGGACGTGGCGGAGTTCCGCGCCTGGCTCGCGGACGCGACGGCCGGCACGGCCACGCTGGAGCTCGGCGGCGAGGCGTACGGCGATGCCTGA
- a CDS encoding helix-turn-helix domain-containing protein has translation MTHGSPTPPGRTPRPPTPADAARGSTTSGATSGPAAGGSATSGATSGPAAPGSTSPGSTARGSATSGATAPGGAGAHTPVGSATAALRRTLATALIGDLERLTDRAVDDIRAHSGTYASGTPVTREELWRFVRDNLLRALEDFGGLAPTGGDFEDAARATGRRRAEQNVPLDTVLRAYRRGGRVLWQVMAEHLRTRPGRDSDSRDTELDVAGAVWETIDRYSVVMSDAYRLTQLEMQSRQDTRRVALFEALLDGRADDPAVAAAASAALGVPQQDRYVVVVAAQDPAAPPHPAPVLEAHGMWSFWRPRGGRYAGIVRLPRGADAHRTLLDLLRHRTGATAGVSPEFDRLARAGRALRLAEETLRTLPAGSGEAETFDDRLAEVLLSGRGDIAERIVTVHLGPVLATGGERAALLETLRVWLDNGCSAARAAEQLYCHRNTVLNRISRISELTGRSSESGASRLGWSLALRALPLADLGDPADVGDFGDLGGSGDFGDFGDLGAEPERAPGD, from the coding sequence ATGACGCACGGCTCCCCGACGCCGCCCGGCAGGACGCCCCGCCCCCCGACGCCCGCAGACGCGGCGCGCGGGTCCACGACGTCCGGCGCGACGTCCGGTCCCGCGGCGGGTGGCTCCGCGACGTCCGGCGCGACGTCCGGTCCAGCGGCGCCCGGCTCCACGTCGCCCGGCTCTACGGCGCGTGGCTCCGCGACGTCCGGCGCGACGGCTCCCGGAGGTGCGGGCGCGCATACCCCCGTCGGCTCCGCCACCGCCGCGCTGCGCCGTACCCTCGCCACCGCGCTGATCGGCGACCTCGAGCGCCTGACCGACCGGGCCGTCGACGACATCCGCGCCCACAGCGGTACGTACGCCTCCGGAACCCCCGTCACGCGCGAGGAGCTGTGGAGGTTCGTCCGCGACAACCTGCTGCGCGCCCTGGAGGACTTCGGCGGACTGGCCCCCACCGGCGGAGACTTCGAGGACGCGGCCCGCGCGACCGGCCGCCGCCGGGCCGAGCAGAACGTGCCGCTCGACACCGTTCTGCGCGCCTACCGCCGGGGCGGCCGCGTCCTGTGGCAGGTGATGGCCGAGCATCTGCGGACCAGGCCCGGCCGGGACTCGGACAGCCGCGACACCGAGCTCGACGTCGCCGGCGCGGTCTGGGAGACCATCGACCGCTACTCGGTCGTCATGTCCGACGCGTACCGCCTCACCCAGCTGGAGATGCAGAGCCGCCAGGACACCCGCCGGGTCGCCCTCTTCGAGGCGCTGCTCGACGGCCGCGCCGACGACCCGGCCGTCGCCGCGGCCGCCTCCGCCGCACTCGGCGTGCCGCAGCAGGACCGGTACGTCGTGGTGGTCGCCGCCCAGGACCCGGCCGCCCCGCCCCACCCGGCACCCGTCCTCGAGGCGCACGGCATGTGGTCGTTCTGGCGTCCCCGCGGTGGCCGCTACGCCGGCATCGTCCGGCTGCCGCGCGGCGCGGACGCCCACCGCACCCTGCTCGACCTGCTCCGGCACCGGACGGGCGCGACCGCCGGGGTCTCCCCGGAGTTCGACCGGCTGGCACGGGCCGGGCGGGCACTGCGACTGGCCGAGGAGACCCTCCGTACGCTCCCCGCGGGCAGCGGCGAGGCGGAGACGTTCGACGACCGGCTCGCCGAGGTGCTGCTCAGCGGCCGGGGCGACATCGCCGAGCGGATCGTCACCGTCCACCTCGGACCCGTCCTGGCCACCGGCGGCGAACGCGCCGCCCTCCTCGAGACCCTCCGGGTCTGGTTGGACAACGGCTGCTCGGCCGCCCGGGCCGCCGAGCAGCTCTACTGCCACCGCAACACGGTCCTCAACCGCATCAGCCGTATCTCGGAGCTCACCGGCCGTTCCAGCGAGTCGGGCGCCTCCCGCCTCGGATGGTCCCTGGCGCTGAGGGCGCTGCCCCTCGCCGACCTCGGCGACCCGGCCGACGTCGGCGATTTCGGGGACCTCGGTGGATCGGGCGACTTCGGCGACTTCGGCGACCTCGGCGCGGAGCCCGAGCGGGCGCCGGGGGACTGA
- a CDS encoding long-chain fatty acid--CoA ligase, which translates to MSLSVANVLGESARHFPDRIAVVEGAARLTYGELWGEALRCAAGLRAAGVKPGDRVAVLLPNTTEFLRVYYGALAAGATVVPVHALLVAEEVQYVLEHSKAVAIVSGGPLWPVAEEAARAAGVRAMRGAPSATEPLGAPEPAEPSDTAVILYTSGTTGRPKGARLTHLNIVLNASVTSQDLLGLGAEDVVLGCLPLFHSYGQTCAMNGTLRAGATLVLMPRFTGAAALEVLAGEGVTVFMGVPTMYHALVEAAAVSDSRPVALRAAVSGGAALPVAVLERFEETFSTQILEGYGLTETSPVATFNQPHIGRRPGTVGHPVWGVEVGIADAAVDDEVRLLADGEIGEVVVRGHNVFAGYLDDPEATAAAVVDGWFRTGDLGVRDEDGFLSIVDRKKDLVIRGGFNIYPREVEEVLVRHPAVSEVAVIGIPDDAKGEEVCAVVVRRAGAGVVTAEELVEWSKERLGRHKYPRVVRFVDELPLGPTGKVLKRALVSAV; encoded by the coding sequence ATGTCACTGAGCGTCGCCAACGTCCTGGGCGAGTCCGCCCGCCACTTCCCCGACCGGATCGCGGTGGTGGAGGGCGCGGCCCGGCTGACGTACGGGGAGCTGTGGGGCGAGGCTCTCCGCTGCGCCGCCGGGCTGCGCGCCGCGGGCGTGAAGCCGGGCGACCGGGTCGCGGTACTCCTGCCGAACACCACGGAGTTCCTGCGGGTGTACTACGGCGCGCTGGCCGCGGGCGCGACGGTCGTGCCCGTGCACGCGCTCCTGGTGGCCGAGGAGGTCCAGTACGTCCTGGAGCACAGCAAGGCGGTGGCGATCGTCAGCGGCGGGCCGCTGTGGCCGGTGGCCGAGGAGGCGGCGCGGGCCGCCGGGGTCCGCGCGATGCGGGGCGCCCCCTCGGCGACGGAGCCCCTAGGGGCCCCCGAGCCGGCCGAACCCTCCGACACGGCCGTGATCCTGTACACGAGCGGGACGACGGGACGGCCGAAAGGCGCCCGGCTCACGCACCTCAACATCGTGCTGAACGCCTCCGTGACCTCGCAGGACCTGCTGGGTCTGGGCGCGGAGGACGTGGTGCTCGGCTGTCTGCCGCTGTTCCACAGCTACGGGCAGACGTGCGCCATGAACGGGACTCTGCGGGCCGGGGCCACGCTGGTCCTGATGCCCCGGTTCACCGGGGCCGCGGCGCTGGAGGTGCTGGCCGGGGAGGGGGTCACCGTCTTCATGGGCGTTCCGACGATGTACCACGCCCTGGTGGAGGCGGCGGCCGTGTCGGACTCCCGGCCGGTGGCGCTGCGCGCCGCGGTCTCGGGTGGCGCGGCGCTCCCGGTGGCCGTGCTCGAACGGTTCGAGGAGACGTTCTCGACCCAGATCCTGGAGGGCTACGGCCTCACCGAGACCTCGCCGGTCGCGACCTTCAATCAGCCGCACATCGGACGGCGTCCCGGGACGGTCGGACACCCCGTCTGGGGTGTCGAGGTCGGGATCGCGGACGCGGCCGTGGACGACGAGGTCCGGTTGCTCGCGGACGGCGAGATCGGCGAGGTGGTGGTGCGCGGGCACAACGTCTTCGCGGGGTATCTCGACGACCCGGAGGCGACGGCCGCGGCGGTGGTCGACGGCTGGTTCCGCACGGGTGACCTCGGAGTCCGTGACGAGGACGGGTTCCTGAGCATCGTGGACCGGAAGAAGGACCTCGTGATCCGGGGCGGCTTCAACATCTACCCGCGCGAGGTCGAGGAGGTCCTGGTCCGCCACCCGGCCGTCTCCGAGGTCGCGGTGATCGGCATCCCCGACGACGCTAAGGGCGAGGAGGTCTGCGCGGTGGTCGTTCGGCGCGCCGGCGCCGGCGTGGTCACGGCGGAGGAACTCGTCGAATGGTCGAAGGAGCGTCTCGGTCGTCACAAGTACCCGCGGGTGGTCCGGTTCGTCGACGAGCTGCCGCTCGGGCCGACCGGCAAGGTCCTGAAGCGGGCGCTGGTGTCCGCGGTCTGA
- a CDS encoding exonuclease SbcCD subunit D, with translation MRFLHTSDWHLGRSFHRVGLLDAQSAFLDHLVATVRERDVDAVLVAGDVYDRAVPPLSAVELFDAALHRLAEVGVPTVMISGNHDSARRLGVGAGLIERAGIHLRTDPAGVGTPVVLTDAHGDVALYGLPYLEPALVREQFGVSKAGHEGVLGAAMDRVRADLAQRPDSTRSVVLAHAFVAGGEPSDSERDITVGGVAAVPAGVFDGVDYVALGHLHGSQAVTPRVRYSGSPLAYSFSEADHRKTMWLIDLGPEGGIGAAERVDCPVPRPLARIRGRLDDLLADPALVRHEQSWVEATLTDPVRPAEPMARLAERFPHTLNLVFEPERTEGDPFASYAQRLRDRSDQQIAEDFVAHVRGGEGPDGAERSVLYGAFDDVRVDAAEREVGVR, from the coding sequence ATGAGATTCCTGCACACGTCGGACTGGCACCTGGGAAGGTCGTTCCACCGGGTCGGCCTGCTCGACGCCCAGTCCGCGTTCCTCGACCACCTGGTGGCCACGGTGCGCGAGCGTGACGTGGACGCGGTCCTCGTCGCCGGGGATGTCTACGACCGGGCCGTGCCGCCGCTCTCCGCCGTCGAGCTCTTCGACGCCGCCCTGCACCGGCTCGCCGAGGTCGGAGTGCCGACCGTCATGATCTCCGGGAACCACGACTCGGCGCGCCGCCTCGGGGTCGGCGCCGGCCTCATCGAGCGCGCCGGAATCCATCTGCGGACGGACCCGGCCGGCGTCGGCACGCCCGTCGTGCTCACCGACGCCCATGGAGACGTGGCCCTGTACGGCCTGCCCTACCTCGAACCGGCCCTGGTCCGCGAGCAGTTCGGCGTCTCCAAGGCCGGGCACGAAGGGGTCCTCGGCGCTGCCATGGACCGCGTCCGCGCCGACCTCGCGCAGCGGCCCGACTCCACCCGGTCCGTGGTCCTCGCCCACGCCTTCGTCGCCGGCGGCGAACCGAGCGACAGCGAACGGGACATCACCGTCGGCGGTGTCGCCGCCGTCCCCGCCGGAGTCTTCGACGGCGTCGACTATGTGGCCCTCGGCCATCTGCACGGCAGCCAGGCCGTCACCCCGCGCGTGCGCTACTCCGGCTCCCCGCTGGCCTACTCCTTCTCGGAGGCCGACCACCGCAAGACCATGTGGCTGATCGACCTCGGACCCGAGGGCGGGATCGGGGCCGCCGAGCGTGTCGACTGCCCGGTGCCCCGGCCCCTCGCCCGGATCAGGGGACGGCTGGACGACCTGCTGGCCGACCCCGCCCTCGTACGGCACGAGCAGTCCTGGGTCGAGGCGACCCTCACAGACCCCGTTCGGCCCGCCGAGCCCATGGCCCGGCTCGCCGAACGCTTCCCGCACACGCTGAACCTGGTCTTCGAGCCCGAGCGCACCGAGGGCGACCCCTTCGCCTCGTACGCACAGCGGCTGCGCGACCGCAGCGACCAGCAGATCGCGGAGGACTTCGTGGCACATGTGCGCGGCGGCGAGGGACCGGACGGCGCCGAACGGAGCGTGCTGTACGGCGCGTTCGACGACGTCCGGGTGGACGCGGCGGAGCGCGAGGTGGGCGTCCGGTGA